One window of the Colletotrichum lupini chromosome 9, complete sequence genome contains the following:
- a CDS encoding TAM domain methyltransferase produces MADSPAASAAPKDASDPSPAISTPAQPPATSSTTGTAPAAPAAPTAPPTASHPHDAHSSTTTSAPAPASAAPGTPIPADDHLTPAPELTPDPTSPGPDDGYASGTESGSSRASTSLASHVRDYSFENRRRYHRYKEGQYHFPNDDDEQEREDMKHTMVVHLCGGQLHSAPLKNPQRIIDVGTGTGIWAIDMGDEYPEAEIIGVDLSPIQPEFVPPNVRFMVDDAEVEWVYPDNHFDFVHLRNMAPSIKKWPELFAEAYRVTKPGGWIELQEMRWVYGCDDNTMPPTFAPVKMVANIKEALAKLDVKMNAAELYPAHVAAAGFVNLAHEVKKVPVGPWAKDDDLKKIGEYCRAAIYDGLHAITIGPFTRGLGWTPEEVEVFLIEVRRDLLDRSVHSYVHFHTLAAQKPLDG; encoded by the exons ATGGCAGACAGCCCAGCCGCATCAGCGGCACCCAAAGACGCCTCGGATCCCTCCCCTGCGATATCAACACCAGCGCAACCGCCAGCAACATCTTCAACAACAGGTACTGCACCCGCCGCACCCGCCGCACCCACCGCGCCCCCCACTGCATCGCACCCTCACGATGCTCACAGCTCCACCACAACatcagcaccagcaccagcatCAGCAGCCCCTGGTACCCCGATCCCAGCCGACGATCACCTCACCCCAGCCCCAGAACTAACCCCCGACCCGACCTCGCCAGGCCCAGACGACGGCTACGCAAGCGGGACCGAGTCCGGCTCCTCGCGGGCGTCGACGTCGCTGGCCTCCCACGTGCGCGACTACAGCTTCGAGAACCGGCGGCGGTACCACCGCTACAAGGAGGGCCAGTACCACTTCCCCAATGACGATGACGAGCAGGAGCGCGAGGACATGAAGCATACCATGGTCGTCCACCTCTGCGGCGGGCAGCTGCACAGCGCGCCGCTGAAGAATCCGCAGCGGATTATCGATGTTGGGACGGGGACGGGGATATGGGCTATTGATA TGGGCGACGAGTACCCCGAGGCCGAAATCATCGGCGTGGACCTGAGCCCGATCCAGCCCGAGTTCGTGCCGCCCAACGTCCGGTTCATGGTCGACGACGCCGAGGTGGAATGGGTCTACCCGGACAACCACTTTGACTTTGTCCACCTCCGCAACATGGCCCCCTCCATCAAAAAGTGGCCGGAGCTGTTCGCCGAAGCATACCG CGTCACAAAACCAGGCGGATGGATCGAACTCCAAGAAATGCGCTGGGTCTACGGGTGCGACGACAACACCATGCCCCCAACCTTTGCCCCCGTAAAAATGGTCGCCAACATCAAAGAAGCACTCGCCAAGCTCGATGTCAAGATGAACGCGGCCGAACTATACCCCGCGCACGTCGCGGCCGCGGGCTTCGTCAACCTGGCGCACGAGGTGAAGAAGGTGCCCGTTGGGCCCTGGGCGAAGGACGACGACCTGAAGAAGATTGGGGAGTACTGCCGCGCGGCGATCTATGATGGGTTGCACGCTATTACGATTGGGCCGTTTACGAGGGGTCTGGGGTGGACGCCTGAGGAGGTGGAGGTTTTTCTGATTGAGGTGAGGAGGGATTTGTTGGATCGGAGTGTGCATTCGTATGTGCATTTTCATACTCTTGCTGCGCAGAAGCCGCTTGATGGGTGA
- a CDS encoding major facilitator superfamily transporter, translating to MDSSYASRHEKLEISELENGEHETVTKKGEIERIDAIATAQGTTLASFAHLDEKKILRKIEGLQEDLGMTADQYNWCLTVFFFTYAAFEVPSNLLLKKLRPSVWLPTIMVAWGLVMTLMGIVKNYHGLLIARIFLGVTEAGLFPGVAYYLTMWYCRHEIQLRQAMFFSAASIAGAFSGLLAFAISKMDGIGGLEGWRWIFILEGIVTVLVAVMAFFALHDFPETAKFLTEEERAFIVFRLKYQGQVQSKQENRVQVAEAEEFKWKYVVDAFTDWQIWINIFVYWGIVCPLYGISLFLPTIIRNLNYTSSTAQLMTVPIYITAAILAVIVAYISDRVGKRSPFIVGFLCMMIVGFSMCISSSNPKVVYGGVFIAACSIYPAFPGVISWLSNNLAGSYKRSAGMALQIGVGNLGGAMASNFYRQKDGPRYILGHALELGFISVGIIAALILIFSYIGINKKRDRKMAAGEDSKFTAEELSGQGDRAVTFRYMW from the exons ATGGACTCCTCGTACGCTTCGCGCCACGAGAAACTTGAAATCTCAGAGCTCGAAAATGGAGAGCATGAGACTGTCACGAAGAAGGGGGAGATTGAGCGGATCGATGCAATAGCTACGGCGCAAGGCACAACGCTAGCTTCCTTTGCGCATCTGGATGAAAAGAAGATCCTGCGAAAG ATCGAAGGACTCCAAGAAGATTTGGGAATGACGGCCGATCAATACAACTGGTGCCTCaccgtcttcttcttcacctACGCCGCGTTCGAGGTCCCGAGCAACCTGTTGCTGAAGAAGCTCCGCCCGAGCGTGTGGCTGCCGACCATCATGGTCGCGTGGGGCCTCGTCATGACCTTGATGGGCATCGTGAAGAACTACCACGGCCTATTGATAGCTCGCATCTTTCTCGGAGTGACGGAGGCCGGACTATTTCCCGGTGTCGCA TACTACTTGACGATGTGGTACTGCCGCCACGAAATCCAGCTTCGCCAAGCCATGTTCTTCTCGGCGGCTTCCATCGCTGGTGCCTTTAGCGGTCTCCTCGCGTTCGCGATTTCCAAGATGGACGGCATCGGTGGGCTGGAGGGATGGCGCTGGATCTTCATCCTTGAGGGTATCGTGACCGTCCTCGTTGCCGTCATGGCGTTCTTTGCACTCCACGACTTCCCTGAGACGGCCAAGTTCTTGACTGAGGAGGAGCGAGCGTTTATTGTCTTCCGACTGAAATACCAGGGCCAGGTGCAGAGCAAGCAGGAAAACCGCGTGCAAGTTGCCGAAGCGGAGGAGTTTAAGTGGAAATACGTCGTGGACGCGTTTACTGATTGGCAGATTTGGATCAACATCTTTGTGTACTGGGGT ATTGTATGCCCGCTCTACGGAATCAGCCTATTCCTCCCGACCATCATCCGAAACCTAAACTACACGTCCAGCACGGCGCAGCTGATGACTGTACCGATTTATATCACGGCTGCAATTCTCGCCGTTATTGTGGCGTATATATCAGACAGGGTGGGCAAGAGAAGCCCCTTCATCGTCGGATTCTTGTGCATGATGATTGTTGGATTCTCGAT GTGCATATCAAGCTCGAACCCCAAAGTGGTCTATGGAGGCGTCTTCATAGCTGCTTGTTCCATCTACCCCGCCTTCCCAGGAGTCATCAGCTGGCTCTCGAACAACCTCGCCGGTAGTTACAAACGAAGCGCAGGAATGGCGCTCCAGATCGGCGTGGGAAACCTCGGTGGC GCCATGGCATCCAACTTTTACCGCCAAAAGGATGGCCCACGATATATCCTAGGCCACGCCCTCGAGCTCGGGTTCATATCGGTCGGTATCATCGCAGCACTGATTCTCATCTTCAGCTACATTGGCATTAACAAGAAGCGCGACCGGAAGATGGCGGCTGGGGAGGACAGCAAGTTTACTGCAGAGGAGCTGTCTGGACAGGGTGATCGAGCCGTAACTTTCCGGTACATGTGGTAG
- a CDS encoding taurine catabolism dioxygenase TauD — MSTFCITPTAASTQGPLGRGLGLCSGQREPDYNLLQPFEAMPEEISGSTVWVKEELSQNSGRWLYRFTEDQVEHIIAAVRNIENRGFQLSEVDKATFELPSPFVDFLYRIRDRLINGIGFVVLRGLPVESWTTRQASIAYLGIGSYIGRRLSQNRQGHMLGHIKDLSEGKEVNGEGRIYRTQKAQTYHTDDSDIVGLLCLHQAMEGGESQVVSSHSIYNTLRRERPDVLRQLCLPHWFYDRKGETSEGEKGWMRTPCYYYYKEKLSMKWDSYYVGALQRFWDAGLLPQYTDAQREAIQVMEEMCRRLSLEMTLQQGDIQFVANTHNLHARSTYKDDNDVTKKRWLQRLWLATSEEEGGWPLPFADSRRLDEEPVRASHRRSASEHDPTMPPPKSGQRSMTFTGCWTCKRRKVKCDERSSGCGNCEKMKIPCEGYGIRLQWINVSNPFLEQEKPGSRDTGPEYQMRDIDSFLASLEEAPNSKGIIQEGPFSLFQAHDGSHESGQSHDLGSPDIAASDCSLVTNAHHSSESTRSQKDATTSPIYTDCASSSPSFSTAREDGSPNQIGLDVELIRTSEDDHATPEFQLQEEFNSSLGDIADLLEDSVELLPMQPQNNISSMRLPRRISTSISGDAVIDRLMHHYVENIASLLQPIPHPQNPYRKLYVPAALQAISEWLPKAKMATPTVSSVIFHSLIASSAFHLGNCGPEQAKYLALGSQHRQVALHCLQSAINPAMATSEYKLLMVAMLSMVTISNFTTGSDADFVVHLQGTKQLRKTRRRWKVISRATRQLNEISDFLYLLTRTVSFSFTPGPWPSEDAEDIDEPIASQAEPDSCFGYMYGITPAIAVDIEETCRLAEYLLWYEGTEEPIPEGLLEACESLGDRLCNWSLDLEDVRQAMNQDAETLEIFQHHADAWHLAAVIYYHRRIQKCHSENHQQLLAEIAEHMHAVEDIKTRSKSTKTNFMAPITWPAFVASCDASDRGPWEHWWERIKCYRVANSRTQWKVVQRLWERRDELEQAGVDTFDWIQAFKDFGIALFPI; from the exons ATGTCTACATTCTGCATCACGCCTACAGCTGCTTCAACCCAAGGCCCCTTGGGCCGTGGTCTTGGACTCTGCTCCGGACAACGGGAACCCGACTACAATCTCTTGCAGCCCTTCGAAGCCATGCCAGAGGAGATATCTGGTTCAACCGTATGGGTAAAGGAGGAGCTGAGTCAAAATAGTGGGCGCTGGCTTTATCGTTTTACCGAAGATCAGGTAGAACACATCATTGCTGCCGTCCGCAATATCGAAAACCGAGGCTTTCAACTCTCTGAAGTCGACAAGGCAACCTTCGAGCTCCCTAGCCCCTTTGTGGACTTTCTATACAGAATCCGAGACCGACTGATCAACGGGATCGGCTTCGTCGTGCTACGTGGTCTTCCCGTCGAATCTTGGACAACCCGACAAGCCTCGATCGCGTACCTAGGCATCGGTTCCTACATCGGCCGCCGATTGAGCCAAAATCGTCAGGGACACATGCTCGGACATATCAAAGACCTTTCTGAAGGCAAAGAAGTCAACGGGGAAGGCAGAATCTACCGTACGCAGAAAGCTCAGACGTATCACACGGATGACAGCGACATCGTGGGTCTGCTTTGCCTTCACCAAGCGATGGAAGGCGGAGAGTCACAGGTAGTCTCCAGCCACAGCATCTACAACACTCTCAGACGAGAAAGACCAGATGTGCTACGCCAATTATGCCTGCCACACTGGTTCTATGATAGAAAGGGGGAGACGAGCGAGGGAGAAAAGGGGTGGATGCGTACTCCgtgctattactattacaaGGAGAAGCTCAGCATGAAGTGGGACTCTTACTATGTCGGAGCGCTACAACGCTTCTGGGATGCTGGGCTTCTTCCACAGTACACAGATGCCCAGCGTGAGGCGATCCAGGTGATGGAGGAGATGTGCCGCCGACTATCGTTGGAAATGACGCTGCAGCAGGGCGATATCCAATTTGTCGCCAACACTCATAACCTTCATGCGCGATCTACGTACAAGGATGATAACGATGTCACGAAGAAACGCTGGTTACAGAGACTTTGGCTTGCTACCTCAGAAGAGGAGGGCGGATGGCCATTGCCGTTTGCTGATAGTCG GCGCCTTGATGAGGAGCCCGTCCGAGCCAGCCACCGGCGATCCGCTTCCGAGCATGACCCCACGATGCCGCCGCCTAAATCGGGACAGCGGTCGATGACCTTTACCGG GTGCTGGACCTGCAAGAGGCGCAAGGTGAAGTGTGATGAGAGGTCTTCTGGTTGTGGGAACTGCGAGAAGATGAAGATCCCTTGCGAAGGCTACGGCATTAGGCTTCAGTGGATCAACGTTTCGAACCCATTTCTTGAGCAGGAGAAGCCTGGCA GCCGTGATACAGGGCCAGAATATCAGATGAGAGACATTGACTCCTTCTTGGCATCCCTTGAAGAAGCACCAAACTCAAAGGGCATCATACAAGAAGGTCCTTTCTCTCTTTTTCAAGCCCATGACGGTAGTCACGAATCTGGCCAGAGTCACGACTTAGGAAGTCCCGATATTGCAGCCTCGGACTGCTCATTGGTCACCAATGCTCATCACAGCTCAGAATCAACACGGTCCCAGAAGGACGCAACGACCTCACCTATCTACACTGACTGCGCAAGCTCAAGTCCTTCATTCTCGACAGCACGAGAGGACGGATCTCCAAATCAGATTGGGCTCGATGTGGAGCTCATCAGAACCTCGGAGGATGACCATGCCACACCAGAATTCCAGCTCCAGGAAGAGTTCAACTCTTCGCTGGGCGACATTGCAGACCTATTAGAAGACTCAGTCGAGTTGTTGCCGATGCAGCCGCAAAATAACATTTCATCCATGAGACTACCGAGACGAATATCTACCAGCATATCAGGCGACGCAGTCATCGATAGACTTATGCATCACTACGTGGAGAACATCGCGAGCCTACTCCAGCCCATTCCACATCCCCAGAATCCTTATCGAAAGCTCTACGTCCCGGCAGCTCTCCAGGCAATATCGGAATGGCTGCCGAAAGCAAAAATGGCCACACCTACCGTTTCTTCAGTCATTTTTCACTCCCTTATAGCATCATCTGCTTTCCATCTCGGCAATTGTGGTCCCGAGCAGGCGAAATACCTTGCCCTCGGGTCACAGCATCGCCAAGTAGCGCTGCATTGCTTACAGTCCGCCATCAACCCCGCCATGGCAACATCGGAATACAAGCTTCTCATGGTGGCCATGTTATCAATGGTGACCATTAGCAAC TTCACGACAGGCAGTGATGCCGACTTTGTGGTCCACCTTCAAGGCACAAAACAGCTGCGGAAAACGCGAAGGCGATGGAAAGTCATCAGCAGAGCCACGCGGCAACTGAATGAAATTAGCGACTTTCTCTACCTCCTCACTCGCACGGTCTCATTCTCCTTCACGCCAGGGCCTTGGCCATCAGAGGACGCAGAGGATATAGACGAACCAATCGCCTCGCAGGCAGAGCCCGACAGCTGCTTCGGTTACATGTACGGGATCACACCCGCCATCGCTGTGGATATCGAGGAGACCTGCCGACTGGCGGAGTATCTCCTCTGGTACGAAGGCACCGAAGAGCCCATCCCAGAGGGACTGCTCGAGGCCTGCGAGAGTCTTGGCGATCGATTATGCAACTGGTCTCTAGACCTCGAAGACGTCCGCCAAGCAATGAACCAGGACGCCGAAACCCTGGAAATCTTTCAACACCACGCTGATGCGTGGCACTTGGCTGCAGTCATTTACTACCACCGACGCATCCAAAAATGTCACAGTGAAAACCACCAGCAGCTCCTCGCCGAAATCGCCGAACACATGCACGCCGTCGAGGACATCAAAACGCGGTCGAAGTCCACAAAGACCAACTTCATGGCGCCCATAACGTGGCCTGCCTTTGTAGCTTCGTGCGACGCCAGCGATCGCGGACCGTGGGAGCACTGGTGGGAGAGGATCAAGTGCTACCGGGTCGCCAACAGCCGGACGCAGTGGAAGGTGGTTCAGCGTTTGTGGGAGAGACGGGATGAACTAGAGCAAGCGGGCGTTGATACGTTTGATTGGATTCAAGCGTTTAAAGACTTTGGGATTGCTTTGTTTCCAATCTGA
- a CDS encoding L-fuculose-phosphate aldolase has product MRRANVLHGSSWSVRLPGFGFWGIATVVGAPDMVLSQEAQNDIRIDPVGVTAVSKLTISQGVKSFALNILKMATTTTVLQSIQTRASVTEHRGTEMQALRPRVEDTFMDGLSTIDGTGATIGRSAPIKGIPKFPDPYQERKWMLERMAGAFRVIARKGYVEGTAGHISIRDPVDPETFWINPLARHFGLMKASDMVHVNMKGEIIGGNYACINNAGFNILSD; this is encoded by the exons ATGCGCAGGGCAAATGTCTTGCATGGTTCCAGCTGGTCGGTTCGCCTCCCTGGGTTCGGATTTTGGGGGATCGCAACGGTAGTTGGAGCCCCTGACATGGTGCTTTCACAAGAGGCCCAGAACGATATCAGGATCGATCCAGTCGGTGTCACAGCTGTCTCGAAATTGACGATTTCTCA AGGAGTCAAATCTTTTGCCTTGAACATATTGAAAATGGCTACAACTACCACCGTATTGCAGTCCATCCAAACGCGAGCCTCGGTAACAGAACATCGAGGCACCGAGATGCAAGCACTCCGCCCAAGGGTCGAAGACACATTCATGGATGGCTTGTCAACTATTGATGGAACCGGTGCAACCATTGGCAGAAGTGCTCCTATCAAGGGCATTCCCAAATTCCCAGATCCGTATCAAGAACGCAAATGGATGCTGGAACGTATGGCCGGTGCCTTTCGAGTGATCGCTCGCAAGGGATATGTTGAAGGTACGGCGGGTCACATCTCGATTCGTGACCCGGTCGACCCTGAAACTTTTTGGATCAACCC TCTTGCTCGCCATTTTGGTCTGATGAAAGCGAGTGACATGGTCCATGTCAATATGAAGGGAGAAATTATTGGTGGAAATTAC GCATGTATTAACAACGCAGGTTTCAACAtcctgtcggattag
- a CDS encoding beta-lactamase, producing MMDMQNDTAGVIMSNLQAKWNVDVTAYSPMPAHANCPSRRTKVWWAERRGSQVRGNRIRPSHLPPDSAARAQRNFPRSTVFFPNNVACYHIMAAALDAVLAKYTASGQDTNDKLLGASFIVINKDETLYSNAAGRLDFPTEARPWELNTFTYVASLTKAITSTAVMQLVEQGKLRLDDDMRKIVPELGDMQILRGFDEDEKPILEDNITPITLRMLLTHTVGLGYDLMPELQKWSKSIGRTVTNLSGTLEGFKTPLFFVPGEGWYYGTATDWAGQALERVTGTSLGAYLAEHIFGPLGMKDTGFWPDKMPHVAERTAAFQIRGSDGSSLSPGSSPRNVGPNAIDSGGAGLWTTAQDYSIFLSALLNNTLVKKETVDEMFRPQLDERQARQFEKLTAEWGGSLAVEFELDMELNHGLVGCINMRDVPGKRKKGSLQWSGMCNSHWWLDPETGVAGVLLVQSQPHADPVVTRLYDDLERAVYGELLKRS from the exons ATGATGGACATGCAGAACGATACTGCCGGTGTCATTATGAGTAATCTGCAGGCCAAGTGGAACGTTGATGTTACTGCTTACTCTCCAATGCCAGCTCACGCAAACTGTCCTTCCAGGCGCACTAAGGTCTGGTGGGCGGAACGCCGGGGTTCACAGGTGCGGGGCAACCGAATCCGCCCGTCTCACTTGCCCCCGGACTCGGCAGCCCGAGCCCAGCGCAACTTCCCCCGGTCAACTGTCTTCTTTCCCAACAACGTGGCCTGCTACC ACATCATGGCCGCTGCTCTAGACGCCGTCCTCGCCAAGTACACCGCCTCTGGCCAAGACACAAACGACAAGCTGCTGGGCGCCTCATTCATCGTCATTAACAAAGATG AAACCCTATATAGCAACGCAGCAGGTCGCCTTGATTTTCCCACCGAGGCGCGCCCTTGGGAACTCAACACGTTCACCTACGTAGCATCACTCACCAAGGCCATCACTTCCACCGCCGTCATGCAGCTAGTCGAGCAGGGCAAGCTCCGGCTCGACGACGACATGCGCAAGATTGTACCTGAGCTAGGAGACATGCAGATCCTCCGCGGCTTCGACGAAGACGAGAAGCCTATCCTAGAGGACAACATCACGCCTATCACACTCAG AATGCTTCTAACCCACACCGTGGGCCTGGGCTACGACTTGATGCCAGAACTCCAGAAATGGTCCAAATCCATCGGCCGCACCGTGACAAACCTCTCAGGTACGCTCGAAGGCTTCAAAACACCCCTCTTCTTCGTCCCAGGAGAAGGGTGGTACTACGGCACGGCTACCGACTGGGCAGGCCAGGCCTTGGAGCGCGTCACAGGCACATCCTTGGGCGCCTACCTCGCCGAGCACATTTTTGGCCCGCTCGGTATGAAAGACACGGGTTTCTGGCCGGACAAGATGCCCCACGTCGCCGAACGGACCGCCGCATTCCAGATCCGCGGCAGCGACGGATCGTCTCTTAGTCCGGGATCTAGTCCGCGCAACGTCGGTCCCAACGCAATTGATAGCGGCGGCGCAGGTCTATGGACTACAGCGCAGGACTACAGCATCTTCCTCTCTGCTTTGCTAAATAACACGCTTGTGAAGAAGGAGACGGTGGACGAGATGTTCCGGCCGCAGCTTGACGAGCGACAGGCGAGACAATTCGAGAAGCTCACGGCTGAATGGGGCGGATCGCTGGCGGTGGAGTTTGAGCTGGATATGGAGCTGAATCACGGGCTGGTTGGGTGTATCAACATGCGTGACGTGCCCGGGAAGCGCAAGAAGGGGAGTCTGCAATGGAGCGGCATGTGTAACAGTCACTGGTGGTTGGATCCGGAGACGGGCGTTGCTGGGGTGCTTCTTGTTCAGTCGCAGCCTCATGCTGATCCGGTTGTGACGAGGCTGTATGATGATTTGGAGCGGGCTGTCTACGGCGAGCTTCTCAAGAGATCGTAG
- a CDS encoding SET domain-containing protein, with translation MDELVGWAKSHGAALHPSVDVYNDPNTGNSFRVSPDGAGVNPGDTVVTCPLALTLSYLNATTTPNPGFHHDSHSQAFPSSFLESVPPHVISRFFLIKQYLQGPSSFWHPYIKTLPQPTNLAAWALPPLWPTDDIELLEDTNAHVAIAEIKSRLKAEHKHALAAFGDHPARHDYTRLLYNWAYCIFTSRSFRPSLVIPAHRQHTLSLPEGCAVDDFSLLMPLFDVGNHSPTARIAWETSDDAVRDEEATVGLRTLDTYAPGAQVFNNYGTTKTNAELMLAYGFTIPESEVLHNDYVHVQKRGGGAEAAAEKGGDGAGAAASGINKTKDYLISLRPVSDPSSVAARYGQLLSDVDGDAILPPFRHVQDVMVWELVLAQTTAEQRSEMIPVPEGSNDDDGSEADLERLRMILTGRVPAATQPLLFQTIGIIQHKVLQELERLDQSEFEMEEAEATRNQIMAYRYRRQCRKVLESVLESMEMPDEAAS, from the coding sequence ATGGATGAGCTAGTCGGCTGGGCAAAGTCTCACGGAGCCGCCCTCCACCCGTCAGTCGACGTCTACAACGACCCCAACACCGGAAACTCCTTCCGCGTCTCCCCCGACGGCGCCGGCGTCAACCCGGGCGACACCGTCGTCACCTGTCCCCTGGCCCTGACCCTCTCCTACCTCAACGCCACCACCACACCCAACCCAGGCTTCCATCACGACTCTCACTCCCAAGCATTCCCTTCCTCGTTCCTCGAATCCGTCCCACCGCACGTCATCAGCCGCTTCTTCCTCATCAAGCAATACCTTCAAGGCCCATCCTCCTTCTGGCACCCCTACATCAAGACCCTCCCCCAGCCAACGAACCTCGCCGCCTGGGCCCTACCGCCCCTCTGGCCCACAGACGACATCGAGCTCCTCGAAGACACAAACGCCCACGTCGCCATCGCCGAGATCAAGTCCCGCCTCAAGGCCGAACACAAACACGCCCTCGCCGCCTTCGGCGACCACCCGGCCAGGCACGACTACACCCGCCTCCTCTACAACTGGGCCTACTGCATCTTCACCAGTCGGAGCTTCCGCCCGTCCCTCGTCATCCCCGCCCACAGGCAGCACACCCTCTCGCTGCCGGAGGGCTGCGCCGTCGATGACTTTTCTCTGCTGATGCCCCTGTTTGACGTGGGGAACCATAGCCCGACTGCCAGGATCGCGTGGGAGACGTCCGATGACGCTGTGAGGGATGAGGAGGCTACGGTCGGCCTGCGCACGCTGGACACGTACGCCCCCGGCGCACAAGTTTTCAATAACTACGGCACCACCAAGACCAACGCCGAACTCATGCTGGCGTACGGCTTCACCATCCCCGAATCGGAGGTCTTGCACAACGACTACGTCCATGTCCAGAAGCGCGGTGGCGGCGCCGAGGCTGCGGCGGAGAAAGGTGGTGATGGCGCCGGGGCAGCAGCATCCGGGATCAACAAGACCAAGGATTATTTGATTTCTCTGAGGCCCGTGTCTGATCCGAGCTCTGTGGCCGCGCGATATGGACAACTGCTTAGCGATGTCGATGGGGACGCGATCTTGCCTCCGTTTCGGCATGTGCAGGATGTCATGGTGTGGGAGCTGGTTCTCGCGCAGACGACGGCTGAGCAGCGGAGCGAGATGATTCCGGTGCCGGAGGGTAGTAATGACGACGATGGGAGCGAGGCAGATCTGGAGAGGTTGAGGATGATCTTGACTGGACGGGTCCCCGCGGCCACGCAGCCCTTGCTGTTCCAGACGATCGGCATCATACAGCACAAAGTGCTGCAGGAGCTCGAACGGCTGGACCAGTCCGAGTTCGAGATGGAGGAGGCCGAGGCGACGAGGAATCAGATTATGGCGTATCGCTATAGAAGGCAGTGCAGGAAGGTTTTGGAGAGTGTACTCGAGTCTATGGAGATGCCCGACGAGGCTGCCTCATGA